The DNA segment TACTGTTCACAAAAGACAGTACCAAGGTTTCTCCTGTAGGCTGTAGCTAGAACTGTAGCAGATAATGTTTAAAACTACACTGTATCGTCGGTTTCAGTCGTTGATTGTCTTGATCCAAGGATGGAAAAGAGTTTCTACTGGCAAAGATGCAGTCTCTGTTATGACTGCATTGGATCTTTATCCTGATCCCAATTATTCATTTGACACGAGTCATGACCTCGTGATGTAATACAACCCTACAACTACAAGCAGCTCTGTAGCATCAATGTTGCTGCctctgccgctgccgcttccACAACTCCGATGGCTTTCTTTGTTGATCTTGCCTCTAGCAGTACTGAAGTACAAATACTGCGTAATTTCAGGTTGATACAGAAGATGTTCAGTTTTGCTATTTCCAGCGACTTGTTCCAagtccatgtcacatcggatatttggacattaatttggagtattaaacatacactaattacaaaacccattccataagcttggactaattcgcgagacgaatcttttgagtctaattacgccatgattttgacaatgtgatgctacagtaaacttttgataaatatggattaattaggcttaaaaaaatcgtctcgtggattagctcttatttatgaaattagtttttttattagtctatgtttaatactctaaattagcgtccaaacatccgatgtgacatttGGTCGAGTAGATGCCTGTGAAAAGTACAAGTAAAGATCAATAATAGTATAATACCATTTGGGCTAAATCATCATTTCGATCTGATTCGTAATATGAACTAGATAAATACTCCGTCACGTTGTTGCAGGAAATTAAGTTGCACAATATATACAAAtaagatgaaatatgaatattaaaactaaaacaaaatggtacttatgaattttgaggcctaaaaataattgagattacTTGgtgttatgagagaagaaagaagagacacTGGTCGTGACATTGTCGTGAAGTCGTGACACTGGTGACTTGGACAATTTGGAAGGAACGGAACAACCGAATCTTCAATCAACAACAAAGGTCTTGGACCGAAGTGGCGAAAGCAATGGCAGAGAAGGCCATGCTTTGGAAGTCGGCTAATCACGGGATCCCCGCTGTTTGGCCTTTACGAGGTCGTGGTAGCCAAATTTAGTGCGAGATATTCCTATAGTTTTTCATAGTATCCTGTATTGGTCCCCtgcttgttttccttttatccttgtaaataacttttatttctcttaatgaaaaaaatgcgctccttgcgtattcccgaaaagagagaagaaagaagacaatttgaaccatagatctatcatccaatagctaaaaataattaGAGTGATGTGACTTAATgatagaagagagaaataacattaattacacttagtggggatgaactatataagcaTATAGGATTCCACATAAAACAATGATTTTTATTGATTAACTATGCAGGATATTCTAGTAGCTGGTAAATCGCCAGAATAGCAGTATGCATGCGTACGAGTGACGCTTTCACGTTTCAACTTTCAAGCATTTCACTACCACACAATTTAAAAGGCATGCATCTAACAATAATACACCAAGATGAGTAAACACCAATGATGTTGGGACAGTGAAGAAACCTATACCTTTTGACCTTTCACTTTTAGTTTGTACTAAGGGCTTATTCACTTTGCTATCATTTTTAACTTTACCAAGTTTTAGCATTGCTAAATTTAGGTaaggttgtcaaaattttggcaaggttgccaaattttggcaaattttcatatgtacttactaaaatttgacaacaactaaatgtagccacttttttggtaattttgcaaaaaacaaaaggtaaggttgaaaatggtagcaaagtgaacaagccctcaAATTAAGTGGATGCTCGCAACAAACAATATAAGGATTTAGTATGAGTGTtaaacatataattttacagAGAACATGCAAACGTTGAAAATTATACTTATGAACAAACAACTCATTTGTGAGAAAAAAGTCAGCACACAAAACTACATTCAATAAGCGAGAAAAACATTAAGTTCATGAACATGTATGAACCATCATAGCAACGATCTGGCCTATCATGAACGCCTGGTAACCCAGCTGCTTTCTTAACAAAATGTGACTGGGTTTAAATCtacctaataaaaaaacacTGATGTGTTTACATATAACTAAGACAAAGTGATTTCTGTTAGAATATGATAGCCATTTTCATTTAGTGCATATCTTTGATCTATttaacatataaatattttttctttaaacattatatattaatctagggtTCTTATAATGAATATAGCAAGATATGATTTCTTTTAGTATTCTTTTTATgaacaataaataaattgcccaCACATCTGCATAGGCTTCCTCTGTAGTTGCTAAAAAAACCTCCAAAGTGTTTGGGCCACGTCTTTTCCCCCTAAAACGTACCCCTTATGGCcttccgtctcataaaaaactcAATCCTAACTACGAACCTTGACACGCAtttgtttagattcgtagttaggatttattttttagacAAAGTTGTATATGCTAATGTCAgaactaaaaattatttttcaagttaattttgatgttgttatcttacttttttttctaacgtTGGTGTTAAAGTCATTAAGAATACATTGGTAAAAGTTTtaatcataaattattttttatcgttAAAATGTTGTTTGGCGTATCATTAGCAATTGGCCAACCAATGACAACCTTTATCTttcaaaacttttaattttgtttctgtCGGATTTATCttccaaaacaaaaaggaaaaaacaaatcaGTTTTTATCTtccaaaactttcaattttatgaCCGTCGACATTCGTTCCAGGAGAAAACAAAAGGGAATCAAACCCTCGACCAGCAAGTTGCAAAGTTCCATCTCTAGCCATCTGGAAATATGGTTGGTTTTAATTAGTTATATGCgagttacatataagttacattataaatagttaaaaaatataattacatcTCATTTACACTATAGTTATATTTGAAAGGTTTTTTACCCTAAAATTATCAAATGTTTATATAGCTATTTGCCAAAGTGGTTAATCTCTATATATCACGTTTAGAGTTATATTACCATGTTTTGATCGTATTGCCAACATAGACCGAGGATGGAAAACATTCTCTTTGTCCCgtcttctccatcatcttcttctcAATCTCTCCTTAGAATGCACGACTGATAGTCTAGGAGAGCAACGGAGAACCActtgcctcctctcctctagctcctccatctcttctctctcatgcGTGCACACCATTTCTACCTTATGTTGCTATTGTCGTCGTCTCAATCTTTATCTTGGGCCTCTTGGCGTCCTCACAAGGTGGCTATTTGAGCAGTGTAGGGGAGTTATTGGGGGTAGGGCGTGGTCACAGTCGTAAGCGAAGAGAGGAGATGAGGCGGCCGCTCGAGCCCGGTGCCGCCGCGTGCACAACTCCTTTCCCGTCGGTCGTCGGCCCCCAACCACTAACCGCTGCCCTTCTCCTCGGCGTGTGGCCGCCCTGGAAAGATGGGGAAGAGCGGGGAAACCAATAAGACAGGTCCTTGACATGTGGGGGTGACATGTCACACGCTGACTCAACCTCGCCATGTTAGTCGAAATTTTTAAGTTCTATACAAACTTATAACTTATGCCATACTAAGTCGgatatgtaaattatttttagagtaaatctCATAAAACTACAATTATTTTAGCCAAATTATcagaaaactacaaatttaacatgatgtatcacaaaactacatatttaaccctaaatttatcacataactacatatttaagttGGAATAttgcaaaactacaaatttagtaacaaacttatcacaaaactacatgtttaatgTCAATTTGATCGCAAAACTTGAATATTTATAACCCAAACGTAACATTGATGCTAAGGATTTAAACCgaaaaatctatagttttgtgataattttattattaaatctgtagttttaagGTAATTTGACCAAAGTatctataattttctaaaatttactcttattttCGTTATAAAAAAATCTAGTTTGTGGAGCCACCAAATAAGCTCTGAAACACAGCTAGACCCGTTAGACACTTCAACGATCAAACAATAGGGAAGTCTTCATTTGTGAAATCTGTGGTTGCCGACAAAAGAAATATGTGGCGTGGCTTCACTTCTCAAGTTTTAGATGGCGGGGCAGGAGCACTCAGGCCGTCAGTTGGGGAAGAGAGGTAGAGGGGAAGGAGGTTGGTCGGGGTGGGGGAAGGGGGGGGCTCACCTGCATCGTTGACCCCTTCCTGCCAGCCGACGAGGCTGGGTACTGGCGGAGTGTGGGGTGGGACGGCGAAGGCATCGTACGCGCGCGAGCTCgcgagaggtggcggcggtgctggaATGATGAGGGGGGAAGGGGGTTAGGGATAGAAATATTACACACGAAATCAGAAATCTTAAAATGGTCCAACGGTCTAGAATTTGTATGATTTGTGAGATGTTTTTCTGTCATATGTCATCTAGACAGTCCCATATTTCATTAGAAGTACACAAGTGCTCTCTCTTGCACACTGATGTGTGTGATCTCACTCTCAGATGGTGACAACGAATGGGCTACGAACTGTATGCTTTCCATCCGACCACGTTATTGACCCAAACAGGTCCCctttggccgccgccgcggcgttctTGCCGGAGAAGGACACCTGGAAACCCAGCTTCTTCACGCTCTTAGTGAACTCCAGCTTGCCGGGCACCACCTTCACGTCcaggccggccggcgccgcgacggcgacggtgtagGTCGCCTCCTGCTGCGCGCCGACGTTGGTGACGACGCGGCTCACCGTCCTGGTGCCGCTGGCCTTGCCGAGCCCCGTGACGGCGATCGACGGGTAGTTGAGGCCGGAGATGAGGTCCTTGCTGTCGCTGGcgttgccgccggcgccgcagctgaagccgccggggagggaggcggcgaccAGCTTGATCTGGGACGCGTCGTAGCCGTAGTCGCAGAGGAACTGGAGGTAGtcctcctcgccgagctcgTACACCAGCCCGGCGTCCAGCGCGGCGGCCGGGTTCACCTGGCCCGCGCCGTGGTCgtacggcgtcgccggcgaccccgAGTCGGTCGTCACGGCCGCCCCGTCGTTGTTCAGCTGGGCCGCCGTCGTCATGATCGCCGACCGGATCGCCGCAGGGCTCCACGCTGGGTTCCACGCCctgacggcggccgccgccccggccaCGTGCGGGCAGGCCATGGACGTCCCCGACACGAGGTTGAACTGCGACGGCTTCTCCTCGCCGGCCGGGAGCGTCGACGTCGGGATCCATGACGCCAGGATGTTCacccccggcgccgccacgtCCGGCTTGAGGATGTTGGGCGTCTGCGGCGACGGGCCTCTCGAGGAGAAGTAGGCGACCACCGGCGCCGGCTTGTACTCCGTCACGGTGATCGTCGGCGTGATGGTCGCGACAGGCTCACTTTGCAGTTTAATTGATCACCATGCACGGAAGAGAGAGTGATGTgatgagatcgatcgagctTAATTAATTCTGCCACTAATTAGGGTATATActtcatccattttttttaatatataacaccattgatattttaagatatgtttaaccattcatcttattaaaaaatgatgtaattatcatttactccctctgtcctaaaaatataacaacttttaacctttagaatttgtctcaaaatataataacttatatatcagcattttcttctcaaccaattacaatcCTCTACCATTTAATTTTCTCACATACCTTCACTTCTCATCCAATCGTAGCCTAATCCTATTTAGTTATATCTATTTTCTAATAGTTGTGTTCAACTCTAAGAATATATGCTTATATTATAGGAGAGAGTATTGTAATGTAACTTGATTTATTACCAAATGTTTTATAAATATAacttaaatatttttctattttaaaaaaacaaataaataaggtgaatgattaaataattgttaaaaaagttaacgacgccatatattaaaaaacggaggtagtatataatcGCTATAGTGTGAAGGACTACGTATAGTACCTGGTGGAGGAGATATACTTGTgaatgtcggcggcggcggcggaggtgatcTCCGTGACAGGGAAGTCGATgtaggcggtggcgacggccttctcaaggtcgtcgacgaggacggcgcCAACCGCGCCGGCGCTCTTGAGCTCCCCGACCTTCTCCGTCTTGGGCGTGTCGCTGTTCCGCGAGTGGTGACACAGCACGATCTTCCCTTTTATCTTGCTCGCATCCAGCGTCCCCGGCTCACAGTGACTACAAATTATTTTGTGGTTATGATTTGATTTTTGAGCATGAAACTACTTACTCAGATTCTGCTGAAACTTTCtgttaatttaattttgtttcgTTACTAAGCTTGCCTTGTAGTACGTACCTTGCTGACTCGGTATCAGAAACTGAGCTGGACTTGGCTGATTCACCGGTGATCAATGGATATTTTGGTGATTTGTTCAAGTTGGAGAAGTTTATAGCTCCACCCTACAGATTCCATAAAAATGGGGTAGTTAAGATCACAAGAGAGTGCTCCCACAAGGATTTTAGACAGATGAGATATTTTCTAATAGATAGATGAGATTTtttctaatacaatgaatctggataaggAATATGTTCAGATCtatagtactagaaaatatctcaTCTGTCCAAattaatcccttatattttgggacattgGAGTAGTAACTATGCAATATGGATATTTAATTTTGTGATATATACCTTGACAGCGGTGTTGTTGCCGCCGAGCACGACGTCCGATTGGAAGTAGCGGTCGATCGTGCTCGCCGCGACGGTAAGGATCCACGGCGCCGCGTtcacgacggtggcggcgtccgGCCCTGCGTTGCCGGCGGAGCAGACGACCATGATGCCCTTGGCCACGGCGTGGAACGAGCCGATGGCGATGGGGTCGTCGGAGAAGTCCGGGCGGAAGTAGGGCGACGCGCCGAGGGAGACGGAGATGacgtcgacgccgtcggcgacggcgtcgtcgaaCCCGGCGAGGATGGCCGACCCGGCGCACCCCTCCCCGGAGCAGACGCGGTACATGGCCACCCTCGACGACGCCGACCCGCCCTTGGCCGTCCCCGCCGCGAGGCCGTAGTACGACGCACCGGTGACCGCGTTcccggccgccgtcgacgaggtgTGCGTCCCGTGCCCGGCCTCGTCCCGCGGCGAGCTCCCGCTGCTCCGTGCTGACTGCCgcttcgcctcgccgccgacatcgTAGTACCTTGCTCCTATCAGCTTCCTGCATGCGCCGCCCGGGAAACATCAGGATATATACAAAAGTCATTTGTaatgacttttttcttagttaatttttttaagtgaccaaaatcaaactactctaaatttgactatctttatagaaaataattataatattt comes from the Oryza glaberrima chromosome 9, OglaRS2, whole genome shotgun sequence genome and includes:
- the LOC127784291 gene encoding CO(2)-response secreted protease-like isoform X1 — its product is MWLLPLICFVLALLLAAGASGGGGAAAGGGNGGGGERRGVYVVYLGAVPPRTSPNILQQTHLRLIGAVLKRGQPVESVVVQQYKYAFSGFAARLSAAEAAALRRKPGVVSVFADPVYHLHTTRSWDFLQQQTTAAVDVKTGGSARRRRRSPRARAAAASASTSSSPTADTIIGLLDSGVWPESPSFDDAGFGPVPARWKGVCMAGDDFNSSSCNRKLIGARYYDVGGEAKRQSARSSGSSPRDEAGHGTHTSSTAAGNAVTGASYYGLAAGTAKGGSASSRVAMYRVCSGEGCAGSAILAGFDDAVADGVDVISVSLGASPYFRPDFSDDPIAIGSFHAVAKGIMVVCSAGNAGPDAATVVNAAPWILTVAASTIDRYFQSDVVLGGNNTAVKGGAINFSNLNKSPKYPLITGESAKSSSVSDTESASHCEPGTLDASKIKGKIVLCHHSRNSDTPKTEKVGELKSAGAVGAVLVDDLEKAVATAYIDFPVTEITSAAAADIHKYISSTSEPVATITPTITVTEYKPAPVVAYFSSRGPSPQTPNILKPDVAAPGVNILASWIPTSTLPAGEEKPSQFNLVSGTSMACPHVAGAAAAVRAWNPAWSPAAIRSAIMTTAAQLNNDGAAVTTDSGSPATPYDHGAGQVNPAAALDAGLVYELGEEDYLQFLCDYGYDASQIKLVAASLPGGFSCGAGGNASDSKDLISGLNYPSIAVTGLGKASGTRTVSRVVTNVGAQQEATYTVAVAAPAGLDVKVVPGKLEFTKSVKKLGFQVSFSGKNAAAAAKGDLFGSITWSDGKHTVRSPFVVTI
- the LOC127784291 gene encoding CO(2)-response secreted protease-like isoform X2 codes for the protein MWLLPLICFVLALLLAAGASGGGGAAAGGGNGGGGERRGVYVVYLGAVPPRTSPNILQQTHLRLIGAVLKRGQPVESVVVQQYKYAFSGFAARLSAAEAAALRRKPGVVSVFADPVYHLHTTRSWDFLQQQTTAAVDVKTGGSARRRRRSPRARAAAASASTSSSPTADTIIGLLDSGVWPESPSFDDAGFGPVPARWKGVCMAGDDFNSSSCNRKLIGARYYDVGGEAKRQSARSSGSSPRDEAGHGTHTSSTAAGNAVTGASYYGLAAGTAKGGSASSRVAMYRVCSGEGCAGSAILAGFDDAVADGVDVISVSLGASPYFRPDFSDDPIAIGSFHAVAKGIMVVCSAGNAGPDAATVVNAAPWILTVAASTIDRYFQSDVVLGGNNTAVKGGAINFSNLNKSPKYPLITGESAKSSSVSDTESASHCEPGTLDASKIKGKIVLCHHSRNSDTPKTEKVGELKSAGAVGAVLVDDLEKAVATAYIDFPVTEITSAAAADIHNEPVATITPTITVTEYKPAPVVAYFSSRGPSPQTPNILKPDVAAPGVNILASWIPTSTLPAGEEKPSQFNLVSGTSMACPHVAGAAAAVRAWNPAWSPAAIRSAIMTTAAQLNNDGAAVTTDSGSPATPYDHGAGQVNPAAALDAGLVYELGEEDYLQFLCDYGYDASQIKLVAASLPGGFSCGAGGNASDSKDLISGLNYPSIAVTGLGKASGTRTVSRVVTNVGAQQEATYTVAVAAPAGLDVKVVPGKLEFTKSVKKLGFQVSFSGKNAAAAAKGDLFGSITWSDGKHTVRSPFVVTI